The Betaproteobacteria bacterium genome includes a window with the following:
- a CDS encoding Zeta toxin family protein, translated as MKAGDRRKATRCIVIAGPNGSGKTTFAREFLPKGGSILYFVNADLIAAGLSPLRPELAAVAAGRIFLRELDRLFAARVEFAIESTLSGLSLLGRLRRCRAVGYRIEIIYLTLPSVSLALRRVATRVKQGGHDVPRADVIRRFQRSRDNFEKHYRSLAEVITARSRVSRRRCARDT; from the coding sequence ATGAAGGCGGGAGACCGGCGGAAGGCCACACGTTGCATTGTGATCGCCGGTCCGAACGGATCGGGGAAGACGACCTTCGCCCGGGAGTTTTTGCCAAAGGGCGGTAGCATCCTCTACTTCGTAAACGCAGATCTCATCGCTGCCGGGCTCTCGCCCTTGCGTCCCGAATTGGCGGCGGTCGCAGCGGGCCGGATATTCTTGCGGGAGCTTGATCGACTATTCGCGGCTCGCGTGGAGTTCGCTATTGAAAGCACCTTGAGTGGATTGAGTCTACTCGGGCGGTTGCGTAGATGCAGAGCGGTTGGGTATCGAATCGAGATTATTTACCTGACGTTACCCTCGGTAAGTCTGGCCTTGCGCCGCGTTGCCACGCGAGTCAAGCAAGGAGGGCATGACGTCCCAAGGGCAGACGTAATTCGCCGTTTTCAGAGGAGCCGGGACAATTTTGAGAAGCACTACCGTTCACTCGCCGAAGTCATCACCGCAAGATCGAGAGTTTCACGCCGCCGTTGCGCGCGCGATACGTAA
- a CDS encoding enoyl-CoA hydratase/isomerase family protein — MTTSNLFQSVDARGVATLTMNRPEVHNAFDDHLIAAMTTQLRALESDPRVRMVILAAAGKSFSAGADLNWMKRMAAYSEGENLRDARALAELMRTLNGLAKPTIARLQGSAFAGGMGLVACCDIAVAVPAAVFSLTEVRLGLTPAVISPYVVRAIGQRMARRYFLTAERFSAHEALRMGLVHAVVPDEELDKTVEGFVSDLLKGGPECLAVTKDLVATVAREKLDSALVEHTASRIAKLRVSAEGQEGIASFLEKRAPKWTPHS; from the coding sequence ATGACCACTTCTAACTTGTTTCAATCGGTAGACGCCCGCGGCGTTGCCACTCTGACCATGAACCGCCCGGAGGTGCACAACGCTTTCGACGATCATTTGATCGCCGCCATGACTACGCAACTACGTGCGCTGGAGAGTGATCCGCGGGTGCGAATGGTTATTCTGGCGGCGGCGGGGAAGAGTTTCTCCGCCGGGGCGGACTTGAATTGGATGAAGCGCATGGCGGCATACTCGGAGGGCGAGAATTTGCGCGATGCGCGCGCGCTGGCTGAGCTGATGCGCACCTTGAACGGACTCGCCAAGCCAACCATTGCGCGTTTGCAGGGCTCGGCCTTCGCCGGGGGAATGGGACTCGTGGCCTGTTGCGATATCGCGGTCGCGGTGCCGGCCGCCGTGTTTTCCTTGACGGAAGTGCGGCTTGGATTAACGCCTGCTGTGATTAGCCCTTATGTCGTACGGGCCATCGGGCAGCGCATGGCCCGCAGGTACTTCTTGACGGCGGAGCGCTTCTCCGCGCATGAGGCGCTGCGCATGGGCTTGGTGCACGCCGTGGTGCCTGATGAGGAGTTGGATAAGACGGTGGAAGGCTTTGTATCCGATTTACTCAAGGGTGGTCCCGAGTGCTTGGCGGTCACCAAGGATCTCGTCGCGACCGTTGCGCGCGAAAAGCTGGATAGTGCGTTGGTCGAGCATACCGCCAGCCGGATCGCGAAGTTGCGCGTGAGTGCCGAGGGGCAAGAAGGGATTGCGTCTTTCCTGGAAAAGCGCGCTCCGAAATGGACCCCACATTCATGA
- a CDS encoding ISAs1 family transposase yields MVKGNQPRLQADIELLFRDRGPAHFTQASACEHGRIETRRIWCSSALNKHLDFPHVGQVFLIERRRTDKNTGGSSAKIAYGITRPTPEQASPEQVLQINRGHWCIENPCHDTPDWNYDEDRGRIRTGFGPENISRLRRFAIGVIKSSTQDGVAQTIRRLCRSPRLVFDYLRMTLNLYGFLSQIIPYQDSYLERLYVFVRQLAAKLPRRKSGPAYQFDDDVRLEYYRLQKISEGSIGLSKEYARSLDGSTKVGSGLVAREAVPLSRLLDLVNERFGTDFNQADQLFFDQMVEAAVLDEGLKQAVAVNPGDNFELVFKNLLNALFVERIDQNEDIYVRFMNDVPFQKTVTGWMAAEAYRRLRGKSP; encoded by the coding sequence ATCGTCAAAGGCAACCAACCCCGCCTACAAGCCGATATCGAGTTGTTGTTCCGCGATCGCGGCCCGGCCCATTTCACCCAAGCCTCCGCTTGCGAACATGGGCGCATCGAAACCCGCCGCATCTGGTGCAGTAGCGCCCTGAACAAGCACCTGGATTTCCCGCATGTGGGGCAAGTGTTCCTGATCGAGCGCCGCCGCACCGACAAGAACACCGGCGGCTCAAGCGCCAAGATCGCCTACGGCATCACCCGCCCCACCCCAGAGCAAGCCAGTCCCGAGCAGGTGTTGCAGATCAATCGCGGACACTGGTGTATCGAGAACCCGTGTCACGACACGCCGGATTGGAACTATGACGAGGACCGAGGTCGCATCCGAACCGGTTTCGGCCCGGAGAATATCTCGCGCCTACGCCGCTTCGCCATCGGTGTGATCAAGTCCTCGACCCAAGACGGCGTGGCCCAGACAATCCGCCGCCTTTGCCGGTCCCCCCGTCTTGTGTTCGACTACCTGCGCATGACGCTCAATCTATACGGTTTCCTGAGCCAGATAATTCCTTATCAAGACTCCTACCTAGAGCGCCTTTATGTGTTTGTGAGGCAATTGGCGGCGAAGCTGCCGCGGCGAAAGAGCGGCCCAGCCTATCAGTTCGATGACGACGTAAGGCTTGAGTACTACCGTCTTCAGAAGATCAGCGAGGGATCCATCGGCCTTAGTAAAGAGTACGCGCGATCCCTCGACGGGTCGACCAAAGTAGGCAGTGGATTAGTCGCGCGTGAGGCGGTGCCACTATCGCGTTTGCTCGATCTAGTTAATGAACGGTTCGGAACCGACTTCAATCAGGCGGATCAGCTTTTCTTCGACCAGATGGTCGAGGCTGCCGTCCTGGATGAAGGCCTGAAACAAGCGGTGGCGGTAAATCCGGGTGACAATTTCGAACTGGTGTTCAAGAATCTACTGAATGCTTTGTTCGTCGAGCGCATCGATCAGAATGAGGACATATATGTGCGCTTCATGAATGACGTTCCGTTTCAGAAGACGGTGACCGGGTGGATGGCTGCGGAGGCCTACCGGCGTCTGCGCGGCAAGTCACCGTGA
- the grxD gene encoding Grx4 family monothiol glutaredoxin: MDTQDRIRKQVTDNKVVLYMKGTPEAPQCGFSATAVQILEACGAEDVATVNVLADAEIRQGIKEFANWPTIPQLYINGEFVGGADIIREMYENGELEKVLKG, translated from the coding sequence ATGGACACGCAAGATCGTATTCGCAAGCAAGTCACCGATAACAAGGTTGTGCTCTACATGAAGGGCACGCCGGAGGCGCCGCAGTGCGGGTTCTCCGCCACGGCCGTGCAGATTCTGGAAGCCTGCGGGGCGGAGGACGTCGCCACCGTCAACGTGCTGGCCGACGCCGAAATTCGCCAAGGCATCAAGGAGTTCGCCAACTGGCCTACGATCCCGCAGCTCTACATCAATGGCGAGTTCGTGGGCGGCGCGGACATCATCCGCGAGATGTACGAGAACGGCGAGCTGGAAAAAGTCCTCAAGGGATAG
- a CDS encoding acyl-CoA dehydrogenase produces MASSNTERYAELRAAVRALCKTFVPEYWRKLDEERAYPEAFVKALTDAGWLSALIPEEYGGSGLGITEASVILEEVNRSGGNSGACHAQMYIMGTLLRHGSSRQKSEYLPKIAKGEIRLQSFGVTEPSTGSDTTKLKTTAVRKGDRYVVNGQKVWTSRIQHSDLMLLLARTTPLPEVKKKSEGLSVFLVDLRQAIGKGMSVRPIRNMPNHETNEVFFDNLEIPAESLVGEEGKGFRYILDGMNAERILIAAECVGDGHWFIEKAVNYAKERVVFDRPIGQNQGIQFPIARAHINVEAADLMRFRAAELFDRKEPCGAEANMAKLLGADASWEAANVCLQTHGGFGFAAEYDVERKFRETRLYQVAPISTNLILSFIGEHELGLPRSY; encoded by the coding sequence ATGGCTTCAAGCAACACCGAGCGGTACGCCGAACTGCGCGCAGCGGTGCGCGCCCTGTGCAAGACCTTCGTGCCCGAGTATTGGCGCAAGCTCGATGAAGAGCGGGCCTACCCGGAAGCTTTCGTCAAGGCGTTAACCGATGCGGGCTGGTTGTCCGCCCTGATCCCGGAAGAGTACGGGGGTTCGGGGCTGGGGATCACGGAAGCCTCCGTCATTCTGGAAGAGGTGAATCGTTCCGGAGGTAACTCAGGGGCCTGCCACGCGCAGATGTACATCATGGGCACACTCTTGCGCCATGGATCATCCAGGCAGAAGTCCGAGTACCTTCCCAAGATCGCCAAGGGCGAGATACGCCTGCAATCCTTCGGCGTGACGGAGCCCAGCACGGGTTCGGACACCACCAAGCTCAAAACCACGGCCGTGCGCAAGGGCGACCGCTACGTGGTCAACGGGCAGAAGGTGTGGACTTCGCGCATCCAGCACTCGGACCTAATGCTGCTGCTGGCCCGAACGACGCCATTGCCCGAAGTGAAAAAGAAATCCGAGGGTTTGTCCGTGTTCCTGGTGGACTTGCGGCAAGCCATCGGCAAGGGCATGAGCGTGCGCCCCATTCGCAACATGCCCAATCACGAAACCAACGAAGTGTTCTTCGACAATCTGGAGATTCCCGCCGAGAGCCTCGTCGGCGAGGAAGGCAAGGGGTTCCGCTACATCCTGGACGGCATGAACGCGGAGCGCATCCTGATCGCCGCCGAGTGCGTGGGCGATGGGCACTGGTTCATCGAGAAAGCGGTGAACTACGCCAAGGAGAGGGTGGTGTTCGACCGCCCCATCGGCCAGAACCAGGGCATCCAGTTTCCCATCGCGCGAGCGCACATCAATGTCGAGGCCGCCGATCTCATGCGCTTTCGCGCCGCCGAGCTGTTCGATCGCAAGGAACCGTGCGGGGCCGAGGCCAACATGGCGAAACTTCTAGGGGCGGATGCCTCCTGGGAGGCGGCCAACGTGTGCCTGCAAACCCACGGCGGTTTCGGTTTCGCCGCTGAGTACGACGTGGAGCGCAAGTTTCGCGAAACCCGGCTCTACCAGGTGGCGCCCATCTCCACCAATTTGATTCTTTCCTTTATCGGCGAGCATGAGCTGGGATTGCCGCGGTCTTACTAA